From a single Lactococcus allomyrinae genomic region:
- a CDS encoding heavy-metal-associated domain-containing protein, translating into MTEINDATTGPTIREVGDTAISAHTTVNIEGMTCTHCANTVAQAIFDVPGIIAVKVFLEEGKAMFDTNAEVSLTDISFSVEKAGYKLVL; encoded by the coding sequence ATGACAGAAATAAATGATGCTACCACAGGTCCAACAATACGTGAAGTAGGTGATACTGCTATTAGTGCACATACGACAGTTAACATTGAGGGAATGACTTGCACACATTGTGCAAACACCGTTGCCCAAGCTATTTTTGATGTTCCCGGTATTATTGCTGTTAAAGTTTTTTTGGAAGAAGGGAAAGCAATGTTTGATACAAATGCTGAGGTATCATTAACTGATATTTCCTTTTCAGTCGAAAAAGCTGGTTACAAACTTGTATTATAA